CTCTTTCCGGTAAGTGGTTAGCAAGGTTTCTTGAAGCACATCATCAAAAACACCGTTTCTGTCTGAGATGAAATCAATAGCTTTCACCGTGGTCTCAAAGGTCAATAATTCCCTCAGTGATTTAAAATATTGGCCACCTAAAAACGAGGTAGGAGTGAGATAAGCAACAACACCATTTTCTCTCACAAGACGTAAAGCCAAATCAGTAAATAATCCATATAGGTTCGCATGGCCATACAACGACCTAGAATAAACATCCCTCATTTCCGGAGACAGCTTTGTACGGCCATAAGGGGGATTGCCAATAACCAAATCAAAACCTCCCATATCGGAAACACTAAGCGCATCTCCAACGGTGACCAGGTTTGGCAAACGTCGCTTAGCTTTTATGCAGAGAGGAAGGATAGAGGCTTCCAAAATCACACTACTCATCCAAGCCGCAAAAGGGTCAATCTCAATGCCTCGTAACCTTTTACCTATAAGCTTCAATGTCCACTCAGCAGAAGCTTTAGGCATACGCTCCATCATTCTTATAGCAACAGGAGCGAGGAAAGCCCCTCCTCCACACGCAGGATCTATAACCGACCCTTTACCAAAATCAAAGCCACTCCTCTCAGCTAAATCCAACAAACGAGATACAAGAGGCGGAGGGGTGTAATAGGCACCCAAACTTGATCGAAGGGCGCTCGGTAACATTACTGTATAAATTGAGCCAATTAGATACCCTGCGTCTTCAACTGGGAACTGAGCTATCAAATCACCTGTATCAAAAGCCAATTGCAGTGCATCGAATTCAATTTCTTGCTCAGAATAAGGAGAGATTTTAAGTTTCATTCTTGACTTAAAGCTCTTACACAGGCTTTTCCAGAATGAGTCGATCACAGCAGTGCAGAACACTCTCGCATCCCGAACCCGCTGCTCATCTGATGAGCGTGAGTTAGCAAAGCCTTTTGCCATTGCTTTGCAAGCTT
The sequence above is drawn from the Pleionea litopenaei genome and encodes:
- a CDS encoding HsdM family class I SAM-dependent methyltransferase, producing the protein MRTALALQDVAQLSDPLVRYQACKAMAKGFANSRSSDEQRVRDARVFCTAVIDSFWKSLCKSFKSRMKLKISPYSEQEIEFDALQLAFDTGDLIAQFPVEDAGYLIGSIYTVMLPSALRSSLGAYYTPPPLVSRLLDLAERSGFDFGKGSVIDPACGGGAFLAPVAIRMMERMPKASAEWTLKLIGKRLRGIEIDPFAAWMSSVILEASILPLCIKAKRRLPNLVTVGDALSVSDMGGFDLVIGNPPYGRTKLSPEMRDVYSRSLYGHANLYGLFTDLALRLVRENGVVAYLTPTSFLGGQYFKSLRELLTFETTVKAIDFISDRNGVFDDVLQETLLTTYRKEKSNKHADISLTTPQGLNSANIEKIGKVKIPKTGEPWVLPRSVVDAKFIANLAKMPTRLSDLGYSVSTGQLVWNRHKGQLRSMPTKDSLPLIWAESVTYEGFKFSATRRNHVPYIALSEKQPHLVTRQSCVLLQRTTAKEQARRLIPALLPQDFLDDHGGAVVENHLNMIYCENQEHVVSPKTICVLLSTEAVDRAFRGISGSVAVSAYELNALPLPTIKQVCELERLIGNGCSKSKIESKVSEYYGEK